A region of Streptomyces deccanensis DNA encodes the following proteins:
- a CDS encoding ABC transporter permease, with protein sequence MSATTDVTDPATSVARETSGDTRRGLDLGRFRELSLVPAILVLGLIGFIVSPAFLTADNLIGVAQQSTELSLLVLATALILICGRMDLSLESTIGVAPVIAVWLVLPTSGARFTGLGIFPEWTAVPLCLLVGVVIGAVNGFLILKLRLNGFIVTLGMLTMLRGLQVALSEGQSIVELPSSFTYLGKASWLGVPAAIWVCVVLFAIGGSALAWLRHGRALYAIGGNAEAARTAGIRVDRIVWIVLILGSVLAAFAGILYSGHYGSISATQGSGWIFQVFAATVIGGVSLNGGKGSIFGALTGVLTLQLVVNVMTLAGVPPLWNQFLNGAIIIVALIISRFASGEKQE encoded by the coding sequence ATGTCCGCCACCACTGATGTCACCGATCCCGCCACGAGCGTGGCGCGGGAGACCTCCGGAGACACCCGCCGCGGGCTCGACCTCGGTCGCTTCCGTGAACTGTCCCTGGTCCCGGCCATCCTGGTCCTGGGCCTGATCGGGTTCATCGTCTCGCCGGCCTTCCTGACCGCCGACAACCTCATCGGCGTGGCCCAGCAGTCCACCGAGCTGAGCCTGCTGGTCCTCGCCACCGCGCTGATCCTGATCTGCGGTCGCATGGACCTGTCGCTGGAGTCCACGATCGGCGTGGCGCCCGTCATCGCCGTCTGGCTGGTGCTGCCCACCAGCGGCGCCCGCTTCACCGGCCTCGGCATCTTCCCCGAGTGGACGGCCGTACCGCTCTGCCTCCTGGTCGGCGTCGTGATCGGCGCCGTCAACGGCTTCCTCATCCTCAAGCTGCGCCTCAACGGCTTCATCGTCACCCTCGGCATGCTGACCATGCTGCGCGGCCTCCAGGTCGCCCTCTCCGAGGGGCAGTCCATCGTGGAGCTGCCGTCCTCCTTCACCTACCTGGGCAAGGCGTCCTGGCTGGGCGTGCCCGCCGCCATCTGGGTCTGCGTGGTGCTCTTCGCGATCGGCGGCAGCGCGCTGGCCTGGCTGCGGCACGGCCGGGCGCTGTACGCGATCGGCGGCAACGCCGAGGCGGCCCGCACCGCCGGCATCCGTGTCGACCGGATCGTGTGGATCGTCCTCATCCTCGGCAGCGTGCTCGCCGCGTTCGCCGGCATCCTCTACAGCGGCCACTACGGCTCGATCTCCGCCACCCAGGGCAGCGGCTGGATCTTCCAGGTCTTCGCCGCGACCGTCATCGGCGGGGTCAGCCTCAACGGCGGCAAGGGCTCCATCTTCGGCGCCCTCACCGGTGTGCTGACCCTGCAACTCGTCGTCAACGTCATGACCTTGGCGGGCGTGCCGCCCCTGTGGAACCAGTTCCTCAACGGCGCGATCATCATCGTCGCACTGATCATCTCCCGCTTCGCCTCCGGCGAGAAGCAGGAGTAG